A single window of Vigna radiata var. radiata cultivar VC1973A chromosome 4, Vradiata_ver6, whole genome shotgun sequence DNA harbors:
- the LOC106759305 gene encoding uncharacterized protein LOC106759305 isoform X1, producing MLGTNIGKDPSMFPQHDPQDLSGSVSNTGHHEQNNITMQAGEEFYVNVGRDGIAAGRVLVSPDIPRNHQTVFGLNRENGNVRYEDLTNILGLRRMNSENSSDISDFLSLKQSVQEMENGASVNISNKIQKGDGMLRKTVQEPVGDQSGLAVVSPLCRYEASQSNGFSGSGVVDDFLSGKMKFLCSFGGKILPRPSDGKLKYVGGETHIISIQKDMAWQELMKKTLGICNQPHTIKYQLPGEDLDALISVSSDEDLQNMKEEYHGLERHERSQKLRIFLVPLGESEDKSSTEVNVVQQSDPDYQYVVAVNGMGDSTRTNIRGQNLTNASSQLGADLNFIPVLPKTPNASSLEIRDGTNALNPDGLFNDSLNLQRPLSIPPAPIPVAGSNTGYIQLLGDHSCQGSIESNASYAQLHPECYNLSTDGGIYPQHVSDTCPYQHGDVGQPKKLNGGHLDYSPSKELVTPVYVNPRDEFFGGRSLQRERVFSKTPRSLLDEVICRQGESYGITDSPHRMPHAFSDPQLLQSGAKSGYCSQNGNDQSFSLNLEKGQISSLLIPSVSRVKVTEHQHDSFVHHPQIQSTTPEGESAQAPKRQDLTSSPYYESMGMNNLVHMDNTLAEKKNSFAQTDLGIPSYDAKDVQESSLNLGRMKIVEQNNFIPKDSKVQQGKSTAIDKGFVTELHLLNSFPAKNLNANINMQKNWDLPFEGIVPIPSDMMDLSLNNFVEKTTCDSNMSQRTSEHKINALAKGLNGEQGFDFSLTRNFELNAPILNSEVGSGDKSSRGGYTNKLSIHPASHKAAQIHPSKNQMAIAFEENPTACYGSLYPAAFCDDLGPSVNMPMNGPDSDTIMSLKKAPPFLDDSITSTGQVVDRFIPKQSASGMSNVDDKVSEQQKILEGYTDVNQVDTFNVADMARVVHPYISSDIGSVVSLSHTEAGSIIPEFEPEDFNEDKNEFFSDAMIAEMEASIYGLQIIRNADLEELTELGSGTYGTVYHGKWRGTDIAIKRIKKSCFVGRSSEQERLAKDFWREAQILSTLHHPNVVAFYGIVPDGAEGTLATVTEYMVNGSLRHVLVKNNRLLDRRKKLIIAMDAAFGMEYLHSKNIVHFDLKCDNLLVNLRDPQRPICKVGDFGLSRIKRNTLVSGGVRGTLPWMAPELLNGNSSRVSEKVDVFSFGISMWELLTGEEPYADMHCGAIIGGIVKNTLRPPVPERCDSEWRKLMEECWSPDPESRPSFTEITSRLRSMSLVLQTKGLRPF from the exons ATGTTAGGTACCAATATTGGTAAGGATCCTAGCATGTTTCCTCAACATGACCCACAAGATCTATCTGGTAGTGTTTCAAATACAGGGCATCATGAGCAAAATAATATCACTATGCAGGCAGGGGAAGAATTTTACGTTAATGTTGGTCGTGATGGAATTGCTGCTGGAAGGGTTCTTGTTTCACCAGATATACCACGAAATCATCAGACTGTGTTTGGTTTGAATAGAGAGAATGGCAATGTGAGATATGAAGATCTTACTAATATTTTGGGGCTGAGGAGAATGAACTCTGAGAATTCTTCTGATATATCTgactttttatctttaaaacaGTCAGTACAGGAGATGGAAAATGGAGCTTCTGTAaacatttcaaacaaaattcaaaaggGTGATGGTATGTTGAGGAAGACTGTTCAAGAACCAGTGGGTGACCAGTCTGGTCTCGCAGTTGTGTCACCACTTTGTAGATATGAAGCTTCTCAGTCCAATGGATTTTCTGGTTCAGGAGTCGTAGATGATTTTCTGTCTGGGAAAATGAAGTTTCTGTGCAGTTTTGGTGGAAAAATATTACCAAGACCCAGTGATGGGAAACTCAAATATGTAGGGGGAGAGACCCACATCATATCTATCCAAAAGGATATGGCGTGGCAAGAGCTTATGAAGAAGACCTTGGGTATTTGCAATCAACCTCACACAATAAAGTACCAGCTTCCAGGAGAGGATCTTGATGCTCTAATATCTGTTTCCTCTGATGAAGATCTTCAAAATATGAAAGAGGAATACCATGGGCTTGAAAGGCATGAACGTTCTCAAAAACTCAGAATTTTTTTAGTTCCTTTGGGTGAATCCGAAGATAAATCATCAACAGAGGTGAATGTTGTTCAACAGAGTGATCCTGATTACCAATATGTTGTTGCTGTAAATGGTATGGGAGACTCTACTAGAACAAACATCCGTGGGCAAAATTTGACAAATGCATCCAGTCAGTTGGGGGCAGATTTGAACTTTATTCCAGTTCTCCCAAAAACTCCAAATGCTTCTTCTTTGGAGATCAGGGATGGTACTAATGCTTTAAATCCAGATGGGCTTTTTAACGATTCCCTGAATTTGCAAAGACCCTTGTCAATTCCTCCCGCTCCAATTCCGGTAGCAGGTTCTAACACAGGTTATATACAATTACTGGGTGACCACTCATGTCAGGGAAGCATTGAGAGCAATGCATCATATGCTCAGCTACATCCTGAGTGCTATAATCTAAGCACTGATGGTGGCATATATCCTCAGCACGTGAGTGATACTTGTCCTTATCAGCATGGTGATGTTGGTCAGCCCAAGAAGCTCAATGGAGGTCATTTGGACTACAGTCCCAGCAAGGAATTAGTGACTCCTGTATATGTTAATCCCAGAGATGAATTTTTTGGTGGAAGGTCCTTGCAAAGGGAAAGGGTCTTCTCTAAAACTCCTCGGTCATTGTTGGATGAGGTAATTTGTCGACAGGGTGAATCTTATGGAATTACAGACTCCCCTCATAGGATGCCCCATGCATTTTCTGATCCACAGTTGCTACAAAGTGGAGCAAAGTCTGGTTACTGCTCCCAAAATGGAAATGATCAATCTTTCTCCTTGAACCTTGAAAAGGGTCAAATATCTTCATTGTTAATCCCTAGTGTCTCACGTGTGAAGGTCACAGAGCATCAACATGATTCTTTTGTCCATCATCCTCAAATACAAAGTACGACACCAGAAGGGGAGTCAGCTCAGGCACCCAAAAGGCAAGATTTGACATCTTCTCCATACTATGAATCCATGGGAATGAATAATCTTGTTCACATGGATAACACATTAGCTGAAAAAAAGAACTCATTTGCTCAAACTGACTTGGGTATACCCAGCTACGATGCAAAGGATGTTCAGGAAAGTTCTTTGAATTTAGGAAGGATGAAGATTGttgaacaaaataattttattcccAAGGATAGCAAGGTTCAGCAGGGGAAATCAACTGCCATTGACAAGGGATTTGTGACTGAGTTGCATCTCTTGAACTCCTTCCCTGCTAAAAACTTAAATGCTAATATTAATATGCAAAAGAATTGGGATCTACCTTTTGAGGGTATTGTCCCTATTCCATCAGACATGATGGATCTCTCCTTAAATAATTTTGTGGAAAAGACCACATGTGATTCTAACATGAGCCAAAGGACTAGTGAGCACAAAATCAACGCTTTGGCTAAAGGTCTGAATGGTGAGCAAGGGTTTGATTTTTCATTGACcagaaattttgaattaaatgcTCCAATTTTAAATTCTGAAGTAGGTTCTGGTGATAAAAGTTCCCGAGGAGGTTATACTAATAAGTTGTCCATTCATCCAGCTTCTCATAAAGCTGCACAAATCCATCCTTCGAAGAATCAGATGGCTATAGCTTTTGAAGAAAATCCTACAGCATGCTATGGAAGTTTGTATCCTGCTGCATTTTGTGATGATCTTGGTCCAAGTGTAAACATGCCTATGAATGGCCCTGATTCAGACACTATTATGTCACTTAAAAAGGCACCACCTTTCCTTGATGACTCTATTACCAGCACTGGACAAGTGGTGGATCGGTTTATCCCCAAACAGTCTGCCTCTGGAATGTCAAATGTTGATGATAAAGTTTcagaacaacaaaaaattttagAAGGCTACACTGATGTGAATCAAGTGGACACGTTCAATGTAGCAGACATGGCTCGTGTTGTTCATCCTTATATTTCTAGTGATATTGGAAGTGTTGTATCCCTATCTCATACAGAAGCTGGGAGCATCATCCCTGAGTTTGAGCCCGAg GATTTTAATGAAGACAAAAATGAATTCTTTTCTGATGCAATGATAGCAGAAATGGAGGCTAGCATTTATGGTTTACAG ATAATAAGGAATGCTGATCTTGAAGAACTTACAGAGTTGGGTTCTGGTACTTATGGCACTGTTTATCATGGAAAATGGCGGGGAACAGATATTGCTATAAAGAGAATCAAAAAGAGTTGCTTTGTTGGAAGGTCTTCTGAGCAAGAACGGTTG GCAAAAGATTTTTGGAGAGAAGCACAAATCCTTTCAACTCTTCATCATCCCAATGTGGTTGCATTTTATGGAATAGTACCGGATGGGGCGGAAGGAACCTTAGCAACTGTAACAGAATACATGGTTAATGGTTCCCTTAGGCATGTCCTTGTAAAGAACAATAG ATTACTTGATCGTCGTAAAAAGCTAATAATTGCCATGGATGCCGCTTTTGGTATGGAATATTTGCACTCAAAAAATATTGTCcattttgatttgaaatgtGACAATTTGCTTGTGAATCTAAGGGATCCACAACGACCAATATGCAAG GTTGGTGATTTTGGATTATCAAGAATTAAACGCAATACCCTTGTATCTGGAGGTGTGCGAGGAACCCTTCCATGGATGGCACCGGAGCTGTTGAATGGGAATAGCAGTCGTGTTTCTGAAAAG GTTGACGTTTTCTCATTTGGCATCTCAATGTGGGAGTTATTAACAGGAGAGGAACCTTATGCAGATATGCATTGCGGCGCCATTATTG
- the LOC106759305 gene encoding uncharacterized protein LOC106759305 isoform X3 — MLGTNIGKDPSMFPQHDPQDLSGSVSNTGHHEQNNITMQAGEEFYVNVGRDGIAAGRVLVSPDIPRNHQTVFGLNRENGNVRYEDLTNILGLRRMNSENSSDISDFLSLKQSVQEMENGASVNISNKIQKGDGMLRKTVQEPVGDQSGLAVVSPLCRYEASQSNGFSGSGVVDDFLSGKMKFLCSFGGKILPRPSDGKLKYVGGETHIISIQKDMAWQELMKKTLGICNQPHTIKYQLPGEDLDALISVSSDEDLQNMKEEYHGLERHERSQKLRIFLVPLGESEDKSSTEVNVVQQSDPDYQYVVAVNGMGDSTRTNIRGQNLTNASSQLGADLNFIPVLPKTPNASSLEIRDGTNALNPDGLFNDSLNLQRPLSIPPAPIPVAGSNTGYIQLLGDHSCQGSIESNASYAQLHPECYNLSTDGGIYPQHVSDTCPYQHGDVGQPKKLNGGHLDYSPSKELVTPVYVNPRDEFFGGRSLQRERVFSKTPRSLLDEVICRQGESYGITDSPHRMPHAFSDPQLLQSGAKSGYCSQNGNDQSFSLNLEKGQISSLLIPSVSRVKVTEHQHDSFVHHPQIQSTTPEGESAQAPKRQDLTSSPYYESMGMNNLVHMDNTLAEKKNSFAQTDLGIPSYDAKDVQESSLNLGRMKIVEQNNFIPKDSKVQQGKSTAIDKGFVTELHLLNSFPAKNLNANINMQKNWDLPFEGIVPIPSDMMDLSLNNFVEKTTCDSNMSQRTSEHKINALAKGLNGEQGFDFSLTRNFELNAPILNSEVGSGDKSSRGGYTNKLSIHPASHKAAQIHPSKNQMAIAFEENPTACYGSLYPAAFCDDLGPSVNMPMNGPDSDTIMSLKKAPPFLDDSITSTGQVVDRFIPKQSASGMSNVDDKVSEQQKILEGYTDVNQVDTFNVADMARVVHPYISSDIGSVVSLSHTEAGSIIPEFEPEDFNEDKNEFFSDAMIAEMEASIYGLQIIRNADLEELTELGSGTYGTVYHGKWRGTDIAIKRIKKSCFVGRSSEQERLAKDFWREAQILSTLHHPNVVAFYGIVPDGAEGTLATVTEYMVNGSLRHVLVKNNRLLDRRKKLIIAMDAAFGMEYLHSKNIVHFDLKCDNLLVNLRDPQRPICKVGDFGLSRIKRNTLVSGGVRGTLPWMAPELLNGNSSRVSEKVDVFSFGISMWELLTGEEPYADMHCGAIIGNPCEKHF, encoded by the exons ATGTTAGGTACCAATATTGGTAAGGATCCTAGCATGTTTCCTCAACATGACCCACAAGATCTATCTGGTAGTGTTTCAAATACAGGGCATCATGAGCAAAATAATATCACTATGCAGGCAGGGGAAGAATTTTACGTTAATGTTGGTCGTGATGGAATTGCTGCTGGAAGGGTTCTTGTTTCACCAGATATACCACGAAATCATCAGACTGTGTTTGGTTTGAATAGAGAGAATGGCAATGTGAGATATGAAGATCTTACTAATATTTTGGGGCTGAGGAGAATGAACTCTGAGAATTCTTCTGATATATCTgactttttatctttaaaacaGTCAGTACAGGAGATGGAAAATGGAGCTTCTGTAaacatttcaaacaaaattcaaaaggGTGATGGTATGTTGAGGAAGACTGTTCAAGAACCAGTGGGTGACCAGTCTGGTCTCGCAGTTGTGTCACCACTTTGTAGATATGAAGCTTCTCAGTCCAATGGATTTTCTGGTTCAGGAGTCGTAGATGATTTTCTGTCTGGGAAAATGAAGTTTCTGTGCAGTTTTGGTGGAAAAATATTACCAAGACCCAGTGATGGGAAACTCAAATATGTAGGGGGAGAGACCCACATCATATCTATCCAAAAGGATATGGCGTGGCAAGAGCTTATGAAGAAGACCTTGGGTATTTGCAATCAACCTCACACAATAAAGTACCAGCTTCCAGGAGAGGATCTTGATGCTCTAATATCTGTTTCCTCTGATGAAGATCTTCAAAATATGAAAGAGGAATACCATGGGCTTGAAAGGCATGAACGTTCTCAAAAACTCAGAATTTTTTTAGTTCCTTTGGGTGAATCCGAAGATAAATCATCAACAGAGGTGAATGTTGTTCAACAGAGTGATCCTGATTACCAATATGTTGTTGCTGTAAATGGTATGGGAGACTCTACTAGAACAAACATCCGTGGGCAAAATTTGACAAATGCATCCAGTCAGTTGGGGGCAGATTTGAACTTTATTCCAGTTCTCCCAAAAACTCCAAATGCTTCTTCTTTGGAGATCAGGGATGGTACTAATGCTTTAAATCCAGATGGGCTTTTTAACGATTCCCTGAATTTGCAAAGACCCTTGTCAATTCCTCCCGCTCCAATTCCGGTAGCAGGTTCTAACACAGGTTATATACAATTACTGGGTGACCACTCATGTCAGGGAAGCATTGAGAGCAATGCATCATATGCTCAGCTACATCCTGAGTGCTATAATCTAAGCACTGATGGTGGCATATATCCTCAGCACGTGAGTGATACTTGTCCTTATCAGCATGGTGATGTTGGTCAGCCCAAGAAGCTCAATGGAGGTCATTTGGACTACAGTCCCAGCAAGGAATTAGTGACTCCTGTATATGTTAATCCCAGAGATGAATTTTTTGGTGGAAGGTCCTTGCAAAGGGAAAGGGTCTTCTCTAAAACTCCTCGGTCATTGTTGGATGAGGTAATTTGTCGACAGGGTGAATCTTATGGAATTACAGACTCCCCTCATAGGATGCCCCATGCATTTTCTGATCCACAGTTGCTACAAAGTGGAGCAAAGTCTGGTTACTGCTCCCAAAATGGAAATGATCAATCTTTCTCCTTGAACCTTGAAAAGGGTCAAATATCTTCATTGTTAATCCCTAGTGTCTCACGTGTGAAGGTCACAGAGCATCAACATGATTCTTTTGTCCATCATCCTCAAATACAAAGTACGACACCAGAAGGGGAGTCAGCTCAGGCACCCAAAAGGCAAGATTTGACATCTTCTCCATACTATGAATCCATGGGAATGAATAATCTTGTTCACATGGATAACACATTAGCTGAAAAAAAGAACTCATTTGCTCAAACTGACTTGGGTATACCCAGCTACGATGCAAAGGATGTTCAGGAAAGTTCTTTGAATTTAGGAAGGATGAAGATTGttgaacaaaataattttattcccAAGGATAGCAAGGTTCAGCAGGGGAAATCAACTGCCATTGACAAGGGATTTGTGACTGAGTTGCATCTCTTGAACTCCTTCCCTGCTAAAAACTTAAATGCTAATATTAATATGCAAAAGAATTGGGATCTACCTTTTGAGGGTATTGTCCCTATTCCATCAGACATGATGGATCTCTCCTTAAATAATTTTGTGGAAAAGACCACATGTGATTCTAACATGAGCCAAAGGACTAGTGAGCACAAAATCAACGCTTTGGCTAAAGGTCTGAATGGTGAGCAAGGGTTTGATTTTTCATTGACcagaaattttgaattaaatgcTCCAATTTTAAATTCTGAAGTAGGTTCTGGTGATAAAAGTTCCCGAGGAGGTTATACTAATAAGTTGTCCATTCATCCAGCTTCTCATAAAGCTGCACAAATCCATCCTTCGAAGAATCAGATGGCTATAGCTTTTGAAGAAAATCCTACAGCATGCTATGGAAGTTTGTATCCTGCTGCATTTTGTGATGATCTTGGTCCAAGTGTAAACATGCCTATGAATGGCCCTGATTCAGACACTATTATGTCACTTAAAAAGGCACCACCTTTCCTTGATGACTCTATTACCAGCACTGGACAAGTGGTGGATCGGTTTATCCCCAAACAGTCTGCCTCTGGAATGTCAAATGTTGATGATAAAGTTTcagaacaacaaaaaattttagAAGGCTACACTGATGTGAATCAAGTGGACACGTTCAATGTAGCAGACATGGCTCGTGTTGTTCATCCTTATATTTCTAGTGATATTGGAAGTGTTGTATCCCTATCTCATACAGAAGCTGGGAGCATCATCCCTGAGTTTGAGCCCGAg GATTTTAATGAAGACAAAAATGAATTCTTTTCTGATGCAATGATAGCAGAAATGGAGGCTAGCATTTATGGTTTACAG ATAATAAGGAATGCTGATCTTGAAGAACTTACAGAGTTGGGTTCTGGTACTTATGGCACTGTTTATCATGGAAAATGGCGGGGAACAGATATTGCTATAAAGAGAATCAAAAAGAGTTGCTTTGTTGGAAGGTCTTCTGAGCAAGAACGGTTG GCAAAAGATTTTTGGAGAGAAGCACAAATCCTTTCAACTCTTCATCATCCCAATGTGGTTGCATTTTATGGAATAGTACCGGATGGGGCGGAAGGAACCTTAGCAACTGTAACAGAATACATGGTTAATGGTTCCCTTAGGCATGTCCTTGTAAAGAACAATAG ATTACTTGATCGTCGTAAAAAGCTAATAATTGCCATGGATGCCGCTTTTGGTATGGAATATTTGCACTCAAAAAATATTGTCcattttgatttgaaatgtGACAATTTGCTTGTGAATCTAAGGGATCCACAACGACCAATATGCAAG GTTGGTGATTTTGGATTATCAAGAATTAAACGCAATACCCTTGTATCTGGAGGTGTGCGAGGAACCCTTCCATGGATGGCACCGGAGCTGTTGAATGGGAATAGCAGTCGTGTTTCTGAAAAG GTTGACGTTTTCTCATTTGGCATCTCAATGTGGGAGTTATTAACAGGAGAGGAACCTTATGCAGATATGCATTGCGGCGCCATTATTG GAAATCCCTGTGAGAAACACTTCTGA
- the LOC106759305 gene encoding uncharacterized protein LOC106759305 isoform X2: MLGTNIGKDPSMFPQHDPQDLSGSVSNTGHHEQNNITMQAGEEFYVNVGRDGIAAGRVLVSPDIPRNHQTVFGLNRENGNVRYEDLTNILGLRRMNSENSSDISDFLSLKQSVQEMENGASVNISNKIQKGDGMLRKTVQEPVGDQSGLAVVSPLCRYEASQSNGFSGSGVVDDFLSGKMKFLCSFGGKILPRPSDGKLKYVGGETHIISIQKDMAWQELMKKTLGICNQPHTIKYQLPGEDLDALISVSSDEDLQNMKEEYHGLERHERSQKLRIFLVPLGESEDKSSTEVNVVQQSDPDYQYVVAVNGMGDSTRTNIRGQNLTNASSQLGADLNFIPVLPKTPNASSLEIRDGTNALNPDGLFNDSLNLQRPLSIPPAPIPVAGSNTGYIQLLGDHSCQGSIESNASYAQLHPECYNLSTDGGIYPQHVSDTCPYQHGDVGQPKKLNGGHLDYSPSKELVTPVYVNPRDEFFGGRSLQRERVFSKTPRSLLDEVICRQGESYGITDSPHRMPHAFSDPQLLQSGAKSGYCSQNGNDQSFSLNLEKGQISSLLIPSVSRVKVTEHQHDSFVHHPQIQSTTPEGESAQAPKRQDLTSSPYYESMGMNNLVHMDNTLAEKKNSFAQTDLGIPSYDAKDVQESSLNLGRMKIVEQNNFIPKDSKVQQGKSTAIDKGFVTELHLLNSFPAKNLNANINMQKNWDLPFEGIVPIPSDMMDLSLNNFVEKTTCDSNMSQRTSEHKINALAKGLNASHKAAQIHPSKNQMAIAFEENPTACYGSLYPAAFCDDLGPSVNMPMNGPDSDTIMSLKKAPPFLDDSITSTGQVVDRFIPKQSASGMSNVDDKVSEQQKILEGYTDVNQVDTFNVADMARVVHPYISSDIGSVVSLSHTEAGSIIPEFEPEDFNEDKNEFFSDAMIAEMEASIYGLQIIRNADLEELTELGSGTYGTVYHGKWRGTDIAIKRIKKSCFVGRSSEQERLAKDFWREAQILSTLHHPNVVAFYGIVPDGAEGTLATVTEYMVNGSLRHVLVKNNRLLDRRKKLIIAMDAAFGMEYLHSKNIVHFDLKCDNLLVNLRDPQRPICKVGDFGLSRIKRNTLVSGGVRGTLPWMAPELLNGNSSRVSEKVDVFSFGISMWELLTGEEPYADMHCGAIIGGIVKNTLRPPVPERCDSEWRKLMEECWSPDPESRPSFTEITSRLRSMSLVLQTKGLRPF, encoded by the exons ATGTTAGGTACCAATATTGGTAAGGATCCTAGCATGTTTCCTCAACATGACCCACAAGATCTATCTGGTAGTGTTTCAAATACAGGGCATCATGAGCAAAATAATATCACTATGCAGGCAGGGGAAGAATTTTACGTTAATGTTGGTCGTGATGGAATTGCTGCTGGAAGGGTTCTTGTTTCACCAGATATACCACGAAATCATCAGACTGTGTTTGGTTTGAATAGAGAGAATGGCAATGTGAGATATGAAGATCTTACTAATATTTTGGGGCTGAGGAGAATGAACTCTGAGAATTCTTCTGATATATCTgactttttatctttaaaacaGTCAGTACAGGAGATGGAAAATGGAGCTTCTGTAaacatttcaaacaaaattcaaaaggGTGATGGTATGTTGAGGAAGACTGTTCAAGAACCAGTGGGTGACCAGTCTGGTCTCGCAGTTGTGTCACCACTTTGTAGATATGAAGCTTCTCAGTCCAATGGATTTTCTGGTTCAGGAGTCGTAGATGATTTTCTGTCTGGGAAAATGAAGTTTCTGTGCAGTTTTGGTGGAAAAATATTACCAAGACCCAGTGATGGGAAACTCAAATATGTAGGGGGAGAGACCCACATCATATCTATCCAAAAGGATATGGCGTGGCAAGAGCTTATGAAGAAGACCTTGGGTATTTGCAATCAACCTCACACAATAAAGTACCAGCTTCCAGGAGAGGATCTTGATGCTCTAATATCTGTTTCCTCTGATGAAGATCTTCAAAATATGAAAGAGGAATACCATGGGCTTGAAAGGCATGAACGTTCTCAAAAACTCAGAATTTTTTTAGTTCCTTTGGGTGAATCCGAAGATAAATCATCAACAGAGGTGAATGTTGTTCAACAGAGTGATCCTGATTACCAATATGTTGTTGCTGTAAATGGTATGGGAGACTCTACTAGAACAAACATCCGTGGGCAAAATTTGACAAATGCATCCAGTCAGTTGGGGGCAGATTTGAACTTTATTCCAGTTCTCCCAAAAACTCCAAATGCTTCTTCTTTGGAGATCAGGGATGGTACTAATGCTTTAAATCCAGATGGGCTTTTTAACGATTCCCTGAATTTGCAAAGACCCTTGTCAATTCCTCCCGCTCCAATTCCGGTAGCAGGTTCTAACACAGGTTATATACAATTACTGGGTGACCACTCATGTCAGGGAAGCATTGAGAGCAATGCATCATATGCTCAGCTACATCCTGAGTGCTATAATCTAAGCACTGATGGTGGCATATATCCTCAGCACGTGAGTGATACTTGTCCTTATCAGCATGGTGATGTTGGTCAGCCCAAGAAGCTCAATGGAGGTCATTTGGACTACAGTCCCAGCAAGGAATTAGTGACTCCTGTATATGTTAATCCCAGAGATGAATTTTTTGGTGGAAGGTCCTTGCAAAGGGAAAGGGTCTTCTCTAAAACTCCTCGGTCATTGTTGGATGAGGTAATTTGTCGACAGGGTGAATCTTATGGAATTACAGACTCCCCTCATAGGATGCCCCATGCATTTTCTGATCCACAGTTGCTACAAAGTGGAGCAAAGTCTGGTTACTGCTCCCAAAATGGAAATGATCAATCTTTCTCCTTGAACCTTGAAAAGGGTCAAATATCTTCATTGTTAATCCCTAGTGTCTCACGTGTGAAGGTCACAGAGCATCAACATGATTCTTTTGTCCATCATCCTCAAATACAAAGTACGACACCAGAAGGGGAGTCAGCTCAGGCACCCAAAAGGCAAGATTTGACATCTTCTCCATACTATGAATCCATGGGAATGAATAATCTTGTTCACATGGATAACACATTAGCTGAAAAAAAGAACTCATTTGCTCAAACTGACTTGGGTATACCCAGCTACGATGCAAAGGATGTTCAGGAAAGTTCTTTGAATTTAGGAAGGATGAAGATTGttgaacaaaataattttattcccAAGGATAGCAAGGTTCAGCAGGGGAAATCAACTGCCATTGACAAGGGATTTGTGACTGAGTTGCATCTCTTGAACTCCTTCCCTGCTAAAAACTTAAATGCTAATATTAATATGCAAAAGAATTGGGATCTACCTTTTGAGGGTATTGTCCCTATTCCATCAGACATGATGGATCTCTCCTTAAATAATTTTGTGGAAAAGACCACATGTGATTCTAACATGAGCCAAAGGACTAGTGAGCACAAAATCAACGCTTTGGCTAAAGGTCTGAATG CTTCTCATAAAGCTGCACAAATCCATCCTTCGAAGAATCAGATGGCTATAGCTTTTGAAGAAAATCCTACAGCATGCTATGGAAGTTTGTATCCTGCTGCATTTTGTGATGATCTTGGTCCAAGTGTAAACATGCCTATGAATGGCCCTGATTCAGACACTATTATGTCACTTAAAAAGGCACCACCTTTCCTTGATGACTCTATTACCAGCACTGGACAAGTGGTGGATCGGTTTATCCCCAAACAGTCTGCCTCTGGAATGTCAAATGTTGATGATAAAGTTTcagaacaacaaaaaattttagAAGGCTACACTGATGTGAATCAAGTGGACACGTTCAATGTAGCAGACATGGCTCGTGTTGTTCATCCTTATATTTCTAGTGATATTGGAAGTGTTGTATCCCTATCTCATACAGAAGCTGGGAGCATCATCCCTGAGTTTGAGCCCGAg GATTTTAATGAAGACAAAAATGAATTCTTTTCTGATGCAATGATAGCAGAAATGGAGGCTAGCATTTATGGTTTACAG ATAATAAGGAATGCTGATCTTGAAGAACTTACAGAGTTGGGTTCTGGTACTTATGGCACTGTTTATCATGGAAAATGGCGGGGAACAGATATTGCTATAAAGAGAATCAAAAAGAGTTGCTTTGTTGGAAGGTCTTCTGAGCAAGAACGGTTG GCAAAAGATTTTTGGAGAGAAGCACAAATCCTTTCAACTCTTCATCATCCCAATGTGGTTGCATTTTATGGAATAGTACCGGATGGGGCGGAAGGAACCTTAGCAACTGTAACAGAATACATGGTTAATGGTTCCCTTAGGCATGTCCTTGTAAAGAACAATAG ATTACTTGATCGTCGTAAAAAGCTAATAATTGCCATGGATGCCGCTTTTGGTATGGAATATTTGCACTCAAAAAATATTGTCcattttgatttgaaatgtGACAATTTGCTTGTGAATCTAAGGGATCCACAACGACCAATATGCAAG GTTGGTGATTTTGGATTATCAAGAATTAAACGCAATACCCTTGTATCTGGAGGTGTGCGAGGAACCCTTCCATGGATGGCACCGGAGCTGTTGAATGGGAATAGCAGTCGTGTTTCTGAAAAG GTTGACGTTTTCTCATTTGGCATCTCAATGTGGGAGTTATTAACAGGAGAGGAACCTTATGCAGATATGCATTGCGGCGCCATTATTG